A single region of the Nicotiana sylvestris chromosome 6, ASM39365v2, whole genome shotgun sequence genome encodes:
- the LOC138870977 gene encoding uncharacterized protein: MSVSVYMKLKKSSAGTTTLPLCVSFAKNTIAASTSSFDVAPISSEIAQFERTDMITTFDVQEGDDAILELDDANIITDQFHQNVEKGQIYKDKNLLALVRKQYILECVDERCTWILKASSLRASNLFKVTDFNSVHSCLTDKRFCSQKQAVSAFVAAVVQDKIVDPKTIYTPTDIQRDIQKAYGIDLSYMHAWRSKEKAMQLLRRSPSESYKKMPTYLYMLEYANPGSVTRLHTEGDGSFLYAFIAIYASIRGWVYCRLTVVADGSFLKTTYRGTILTASTQDTEGQILPLAYAIVDSENHASWEWFFVHFRETYGQREGMCIVSDRHDAIWKATLIVYPEVPHCALNAANKHARDLPVVNLLDFMTTLIQKWNYINRKDAVESFMKIGAKYEKILADNTILSQTMMVLPSTEFLHLVIDGQTRNVVRLHERNCTCGRFQLDDIPCPHAMAVIQKFHMDSYKYCSDYYSIDYLLKIYEITVNPLPDETTWQIPEHVSSQVVLPPKGKIKPERPKKKRGIGSWEGNTVTCALCGRKGHNRRTCRNIPKRD, encoded by the exons ATGAGTGTTAGTGTTTACATGAAATTGAAAAAATCAAGTGCAGGGACGACAACACTTCCACTGTGTGTGTCGTTTGCTAAAAACACTATAGCTGCAAGCACCTCCAGTTTCGATGTTGCTCCAATTTCATCAGAAATTGCACAATTTGAAAGAACTGATATGATTACTACGTTTGATGTGCAAGAAGGAGATGATGCCATTTTAGAACTTGATGATGCAAACATCATAACTGATCAATTTCatcaaaatgttgaaaaaggacaaaTTTATAAAGACAAGAACCTGCTGGCTCTCGTTAGGAAACA GTATATCCTTGAATGCGTGGATGAAAGATGCACTTGGATACTTAAAGCATCAAGCCTGCGAGCATCAAATCTTTTCAAAGTGACGGATTTCAATTCTGTCCACAGTTGTTTAACTGATAAGAGATTTTGTTCACAAAAGCAAGCTGTCTCAGCTTTTGTTGCAGCTGTGGTACAAGATAAAATTGTTGACCCGAAAACCATATATACACCAACAGATATCCAGAGAGACATCCAAAAAGCATATGGTATAGACTTAAGCTACATGCATGCATGGAGATCAAAAGAAAAAGCAATGCAATTATTGAGACGATCACCAAGTGAGTCATACAAGAAAATGCCAACATATCTTTATATGTTAGAGTACGCTAACCCAGGATCAGTGACACGACTACACACTGAAGGAGATGGGAGCTTCTTGTATGCATTCATAGCTATATATGCATCGATTAGAGGATGGGTCTATTGTAGGCTAACAGTTGTAGCTGATGGAAGTTTTTTAAAGACAACATATAGAGGGACCATACTCACGGCTTCCACGCAAGACACAGAGG GACAAATTCTACCCCTTGCATATGCAATTGTTGATTCGGAAAATCATGCATCGTGGGAATGGTTCTTCGTGCATTTCAGAGAAACTTATGGACAAAGAGAGGGAATGTGCATTGTATCAGACAGGCATGATGCTATATGGAAAGCAACTTTAATTGTCTATCCAGAAGTCCCTCATTGTGCAT TAAATGCAGCAAACAAGCACGCAAGAGACCTCCCAGTTGTGAATTTGCTTGACTTTATGACAACATTGATTCAAAAATGGAATTACATCAATCGGAAGGATGCAGTGGAATCATTTATGAAGATTGGTGCAAAGTATGAAAAAATATTGGCAGATAATACTATCTTATCACAGACGATGATG GTGTTGCCATCAACTGAATTCTTACATTTAGTAATTGATGGCCAAACAAGAAATGTGGTGCGCCTACATGAAAGAAACTGCACTTGTGGGAGGTTTCAGCTAGACGACATTCCATGTCCACATGCAATGGCAGTTATACAAAAATTCCATATGGATTCATACAAGTATTGCTCGGATTACTACAGCATAGACTACTTGCTgaaaatatatgagataacagtaAATCCATTGCCTGATGAAACAACGTGGCAAATTCCAGAACATGTCTCTTCGCAGGTGGTATTGCCACCAAAAGGAAAAATCAAACCAGAAAGACCTAAAAAGAAGAGAGGCATAGGAAGCTGGGAAGGAAATACAGTTACATGTGCACTATGTGGGAGAAAAGGACACAACCGGAGAACATGCCGAAATATTCCAAAGAGAGATTGA